In Toxoplasma gondii ME49 chromosome VIII, whole genome shotgun sequence, a single genomic region encodes these proteins:
- a CDS encoding hypothetical protein (encoded by transcript TGME49_274090) produces MDALQRKNIAQAAAITDRLQEFTTAGFCFSQCVEVIKSRLNNAEKTCLWNCAQRWEETRHFIHMRAKDLLQTPEGSGSRPTDYGTS; encoded by the exons ATGGATGCTCTTCAGCGAAAAAATATCGCGCAGGCCGCTGCTATCACA GACCGACTGCAAGAATTTACGACGGCAGGATTCTGTTTTTCCCAATGTGTCGAAGTGATAA AAAGTCGACTGAATAATGCGGAGAAAACATGCCTGTGGAACTGCGCACAACGTTGGGAAGAAACCCGCCACTTCATCCACATGAGAGCAAAGGATCTGTTACAAACGCCTGAGGGAAGTGGCTCACGCCCAACAGATTACGGGACATCATGA
- a CDS encoding hypothetical protein (encoded by transcript TGME49_274080), which yields MEFSSNQSVDGLIQLQEWLAQQQGGESQNTAGIDLPTKDGGVLIFPEPHSVLKGRQESGEKVFVNICTHSQIEPWHYERLLADDVDDGASGQDTEGVRIPLSVGERIECADKEGQPCISFDVVFNPGTVHQCLKEPKLKQLFAQFSLAAVAHKYGLKLRDEFSFPKLRYKGHAPQPQRVKVTVKSKIQEVETVSATEPTSPGNWIDCPPNGNIQSGGLKATRSCSCLKKKPDIPAFEAWFVGPTLLVQFIECLLQKRTFGPEAQHLGSLSDARFSAWKCKYAGVEDDGFPECSINAFDFDRVTTESDGRSGGSHEDKNAESSKEPGKEKGATFQFKKAFLLSPDEQERHDVENKTVTVTRSSLRGSAFLLQLDLRRMTQENASLCCGCDPQTTSSSKNSWFATSARQDDNDTDSEMPYSTGSSSHKLGNSHGDRPIPLVTVSDIHLLVTWTPDNEASDSVGRQKSRPCGKKVDSSNGATANTFEETAPARKPERRVLLFPFPFSFCSLFSRALVSTDPYPLLTVIVPTDEKAAAGLECCFPSIYISQGPHNSSAAHTGTVVTNVVTTSPDRSCANFDFEKKRRHTAFETSDPRADSDCAEILPGARDGHTYPGWEEDRLKWTESEIADAFLDTVF from the exons ATGGAGTTCAGTAGCAACCAGTCAGTCGATGGCCTGATTCAACTGCAAGAATGGCTTGCCCAGCAGCAAGGGGGGGAGTCGCAGAACACGGCAGGCATTGATTTGCCCACCAAAGATGGTGGAGTTCTCATCTTTCCAGAGCCCCACAGTGTGCTGAAGGGCCGTCAggaaagcggagagaaagTGTTTGTGAATATTTGCACTCACTCCCAGATAGAGCCGTGGCATTATGAACGTCTCCTTGCAGACGACGTGGATGATGGGGCCAGTGGACAAGATACGGAAGGCGTCCGAATCCCTCTCAGTGTTGGCGAGC GCATTGAATGCGCTGACAAAGAGGGACAGCCATGCATCTCCTTCGATGTCGTCTTTAATCCAG GCACTGTTCATCAATGCCTTAAGGAGCCCAAGCTGAAGCAGCTGTTTGCCCAGTTCTCCCTAGCGGCAGTTGCTCATAAGTATGGGCTCAAACTGCGCGACGAATTTTCTTTTCCAAAACTCCGTTACAAAG GGCATGCCCCTCAACCGCAACGGGTCAAAGTCACTGTCAAATCAAAAATCCAAGAAGTGGAAACAGTTTCCGCAACGGAGCCGACGTCCCCGGGGAATTGGATTGATTGCCCCCCTAATGGTAATATACAGTCAGGCGGACTCAAGGCAACAAGGAGTTGTTCCTGTTTGAAAAAAAAGCCCGATATTCCGGCTTTTGAAGCGTGGTTCGTCGGCCCCACCTTGCTCGTCCAGTTCATAGAGTGTCTACTTCAAAAACGAACATTTGGTCCCGAGGCACAACATTTAGGCAGTCTTTCTGATGCCCGCTTCAGTGCTTGGAAGTGTAAGTATGCTGGAGTCGAAGATGACGGATTTCCAGAATGCTCAATCAACGCTTTTGACTTCGACCGCGTAACAACTGAATCTGATGGAAGGAGCGGAGGATCACATGAAGATAAAAACGCTGAGTCTTCTAAAGAACCTGGTAAAGAGAAAGGTGCCACATTTCAATTCAAAAaggcctttcttctttctcccgaTGAGCAAGAGCGTCACGACGTCGAAAATAAAACAGTGACAGTGACACGCTCCAGCCTACGGGGATCGGCATTCCTCCTACAACTGGACCTGCGTCGGATGACCCAAGAGAATGCCAGTTTGTGCTGCGGCTGTGACCCGCAAACGACTTCATCGTCAAAAAATTCATGGTTTGCTACTTCGGCAAGGCAAGACGACAACGACACGGATTCAGAAATGCCGTATTCGACGGGTTCTTCTAGCCATAAGCTCGGAAATTCTCATGGAGATCGCCCGATTCCGCTCGTCACTGTGAGCGACATCCACCTTCTCGTCACATGGACGCCTGACAATGAAGCTTCGGACTCGGTCGGCCGACAGAAATCCAGACCATGCGGAAAGAAGGTGGATAGCAGTAATGGCGCAACTGCCAACACGTtcgaagagacagcgccTGCCCGGAAACCTGAGAGACGCGTGTtactttttcctttccctttctccttttgctCTCTTTTTAGCAGAGCACTCGTTTCTACCGATCCATATCCTCTTCTTACTGTCATCGTACCAACCGACGAGAAGGCAGCCGCTGGTCTAGAGTGTTGCTTTCCGTCAATTTACATATCACAGGGACCCCACAATTCTTCTGCGGCACACACAGGGACTGTCGTTACGAATGTCGTCACTACATCGCCGGATCGTAGTTGCGCGAATTTTGACttcgaaaaaaagcgaaggcACACTGCGTTTGAGACATCCGATCCCAGAGCTGATTCCGACTGTGCTGAAATTTTGCCTGGTGCACGTGATGGTCATACCTACCCGGGatgggaagaagacagactgAAGTGGACGGAAAGCGAGATTGCGGATGCCTTTCTCGATACAGTGTTCTGA
- a CDS encoding ThiF family protein (encoded by transcript TGME49_274070): MGFPDYSEPKGELEKMESVGGGLPKSSGTRSASAGTSADRYDRQIRIWGEHGQNELRAASVLVLGSSAVAGEVLKNLVLPGIRRFVIIDDAHVTRSDLHNTMLSPGDLGKARAASMVRELLELNSDVEGASVHMSPVAYVTACEASVLNSCVCSRRVEENAMPDPASSAGDAEGTGPGESEVGLPDIFDFSLVIACQQPLDLVRRLSRLCGLEPVEQTTSSASTISVSHPICHNGGAGFDFTRCATTVPTTPPPAAEKAASLCNGRCCQRSEIVPLINVTSVGLLGVVRVCAGEYCLVERKGQSEGSVDLRLFDPFPELYEFAMEYDLNRLDDLAHAQVPFAVILIQALDRYRRTQCSSSSDACAMGEPPLMPLPQEARGQLEAIIQGMRRHPDEVNFDEAMANVFRILKPHSVSQDTAEVIEQASCPSFKPVTNINFWTLARALAAFQRACKKLPVQGTLPDMTSDTQSFIRLQQVYSKRAEGDCNAIKASVAMIQEDSITLEGDGQGRRHGGVTNSQRSCSPPLRCSQLSSREGSVGSAFRRRDSERSGASLDVEKFCRNAYNLKVIRYRSIGEEFNPLTVNREMYGEAVAGLRMEESDEGIPLLPWYLALWACHRFAARNGFFPGVRAVGWLDANSKQEMSLSKATTTHWDVDKNETTGRCLNPQYQCESEEGEQHRTQVSVTARPPEMSLDAAIEGLKREVNVLLSEINVPDLTVDERIIRQMVAFGGAEIHTTAAIVGGVAAQEAVKLICRQFEPINNTFIWNGIERKAEVLEL; the protein is encoded by the exons ATGGGTTTCCCGGATTATTCCGAACCAAAGGGGGAACTCGAAAAGATGGAGTCCGTTGGTGGTGGATTGCCTAAATCCAGTGGCACGCGTTCAGCCTCTGCGGGTACCTCAGCGGACCGCTATGACCGTCAGATTCGTATTTGGGGTGAACATGGCCAAAATGAGCTCAGAGCCGCATCCGTTCTCGTTTTGGGATCATCCGCTGTGGCTGGCGAGGTTCTAAAGAATCTTGTTTTGCCCGGCATTCGGCGGTTCGTGATTATCGACGATGCCCACGTGACGCGCTCCGACCTCCACAATACGATGCTCAGCCCTGGTGACCTCGGCAAGGCACGCGCAGCCAGCATGGTGCGCGAGCTTTTGGAACTTAACTCGGACGTGGAGGGTGCCTCGGTCCACATGAGTCCAGTGGCATAtgtgactgcatgcgaggcCTCCGTCCTCAACTCGTGTGTCTGCTCACGCCGTGTTGAAGAGAATGCAATGCCTGAtccagcttcttcagctggCGATGCAGAGGGAACTGGTCCCGGCGAATCCGAAGTGGGATTGCCAGACATTTTTGACTTCTCCCTCGTCATCGCGTGTCAGCAGCCCCTTGACCTGGTTCGTCGTCTTAGCAGACTGTGTGGGTTAGAGCCTGTCGAGCAAACGacctcctctgcctccacTATCTCGGTTTCTCACCCGATTTGCCACAACGGAGGCGCCGGTTTCGACTTTACAAGGTGTGCAACAACTGTTCCGACAACTCCTCCGCCAGCTGCTGAAAAAGCTGCATCGCTATGTAACGGACGGTGCTGTCAACGATCAGAAATCGTTCCGCTTATCAACGTCACAAGCGTCGGCCTTCTCGGCGTTGTCCGCGTCTGTGCAGGCGAATACTGCCTGGTAGAAAGGAAGGGCCAAAGCGAGGGAAGCGTAGACTTGCGGCTGTTCGATCCCTTCCCTGAACTCTACGAGTTTGCCATGGAGTATGATCTCAACCGCCTGGATGACCTCGCACACGCGCAAGTGCCGTTCGCTGTGATTCTCATTCAA gCTCTTGATCGGTATCGCCGAACCCAGTGCAGCTCCTCGTCAGATGCTTGCGCCATGGGGGAGCCGCCTCTGATGCCCTTACCACAGGAAGCTAGGGGTCAACTCGAAGCAATTATCCAGGGGATGCGGAGACACCCAGATGAAGTGAATTTCGACGAGGCAATGGCAAATGTCTTTAGAATTCTTAAGCCGCACAGTGTTTCTCAGGATACAGCTGAG GTGATTGAACAAGCGTCATGTCCGTCATTCAAACCCGTGACGAACATCAACTTTTGGACTCTCGCTCGGGCTCTTGCCGCCTTTCAGAGAGCATGCAAGAAGCTGCCTGTGCAGGGCACTCTTCCGGATATGACAAGTGATACACAAAGTTTCATCCGCCTCCAACAGGTCTACTCAAAACGTGCAGAAGGTGACTGCAACGCAATCAAGGCAAGTGTCGCGATGATCCAAGAGGACAGCATCACCCTCGAGGGGGATGGtcagggaaggagacacggcgGAGTGACAAACTCTCAAAGGTCCTGCTCTCCGCCGTTGCGGTGCTCGCAACTATCATCAAGAGAAGGTTCCGTTGGCTCGGCCTTTCGGAGGCGTGATTCAGAACGGAGTGGGGCATCGCTTGACGTCGAGAAGTTCTGTCGGAACGCGTACAACCTTAAGGTCATACG ATATCGTTCAATTGGCGAGGAGTTCAACCCACTCACTGTGAACAGAGAAATGTACGGTGAGGCAGTTGCTGGTTTGCGGatggaagagagcgacgaagggATACCACTCCTTCCCTGGTATCTGGCTCTGTGGGCATGTCATCGGTTTGCCGCTCGCAACGGCTTCTTCCCAGGTGTAAGGGCAGTTGGATGGTTAGACGCCAACTCGAAACAGGAAATGAGTCTCAGTAAGGCAACGACGACCCACTGGGATGTGGATAAGAATGAGACAACAGGCCGTTGTTTAAATCCTCAGTATCAATGTGAAtctgaggaaggcgaacaaCACCGTACGCAAGTTTCTGTGACTGCCAGACCGCCAGAAATGTCACTCGATGCAGCTATAGAAGGTTTGAAAAGAGAAGTGAATGTTTTGCTTTCCGAAATAAATGTACCAGATTTGACTGTTGATGAACGCATCATTAGGCAGATGGTTGCTTTTGGGGGAGCGGAGATTCACACGACTGCTGCAATTGTTGGAGGTGTCGCAGCGCAAGAAGCTGTCAAGCTAATATGCCGCCAATTCGAGCCCATCAATAACACTTTCATCTGGAACGGCATAGAGCGGAAAGCTGAGGTTCTTGAACTGTGA